The DNA sequence GTACACTCTTAACTCCACCCATAGACGAGCACGTTCACTTTTGTTTAATCTAAAATGTCCATGgctttttgacaaaatttatttgattcaGGTGGTATGCTTCTCTTGAGAGATATGATTTGGCAGTTGCGCATATGTTGGAAGTACTGGCATGTAGTCATCAGTCTAAGATGACACAGGACATATTCTTAAGGGAGTTTCTGCGAATTGTTGAGGTGATGCGGGTGATGGAATTGTCATAGAGGTTCTAGGAGCATGGTTTCAcagtgggggaaaaaaaaagtaaaaaaaaaaaaaagaaaagaatagaaaagTGTCATAactataatgataataaatattttgaattatcattatatttattatgcAATTACTCCCTACTTTTTATTGAATCAGccacataaattaataatctatTATATATGAAGCTTATCGTGAATAttgattgttttttctttcttctgacAATACAGAAAACAGGGAAGCATTTTGAATTATTGAAACTTCAATTGCCAGAGATCAACATCTCTTCTCTTAAAGTCATTTTTGAAGATCATCGAACCTATGCATCACCTACAGCTGTAAGTTGAATCATATTTGCTCATTATGTGGAAATGTGTGTCTGTAAATCTTTTTAACCCCACTCAATAGTGCCATATGTACTTTTCCACCAGCTTAACGAGCCATCTAAAAGGTTAGTTCATTTCTTGTTTGATGAGGATGATGTGAACTTGTGATGCTCTGTGCATGATTGTTTCTTTTAGTTCTTTGTTTTGGCTTGCACCATATTTGTATCAttgctaaattttttttagctCTCATTGTATGTaggccaaaatattttttttggggggggggggggggggggggagaactAAAATTAAAGGTTTTTCAATGTTCATGTATCTACGTAAGGAGGCTTTCAAATCTGTGTACAACATTCAAACTGCCCCTCCTTGATTATGATTCTGTATGTTTGCCTGCAATTAACTCAGGCCAAGCACTTTTGGCTGCACTATAGTTTTCTGAGCACATTTATATAGCAAGATGTACCAGCAAACAGTTCTCACATCTAGTCACAATTATGGactcaaaagtttttttttttaatttttaattttttttttttaattataacacATATACCGTTTACTGCTATTTATTAGATGTTTCCAATTCATTCTCGGTATTATACATTGACTGGAAGTATAGCTTTTCCAATAATTTGTTATACATCAAGTTAAGTTGATGTTGATTTCTTTCTAAATATTCCAGGTCAGTGTTAAAGAAAGCATGTGGCGTTCTTTAGAGGAGGATATGATTCCATCATTGACTACTGGCAGGTCTAATTGGTTGGAGTTACAGTCAAAGGTCATCCCAAAGAATTATAAAGAATCAAATATTTGTGTTGCAGGAGGTATGGATGTGATAGAATATCATATGAAGTTTCATAATCAacttattcaatatatatatatacacatacacatgtATTACAATCTAATATCTTGTCCTTCATCCATTTGCAGAAGCTGTAAAGGTTGATATCGAATTTAGAAATCCTTTGCAAATTTCTATATCGTTATCTGGTGTTTCCCTGATATGTGAGCTTTCAAGCTCTGATGAAACAAAATCTGGTGAGTAAAACTGCACTTTATTTGAAAGTGTGTTTGCTAGAAAAGGCTAATATCTTTTTGTGACAAATCAGATGCAGATATCTCGGCCATGGAGCTTCAGAATGATGATGAATCTGCTAAGTTAATGAATAGGTTTGTGTGTCAAGTTTTATGCCCTTGAAGATTTATCTGGTTAGTGTACTATCATGTTGGCCAACTTCTGTCCTGCCACATTTAAGGGCTATCCTTCTTTGCCTGTTGCAGGGATATGAATTCTTCTCTTTCATTGTCTGAGGTTGACTTTTCTTTAGGAGCACGTGAAACAAATATAGTGAGTGCTTCATTGAAATAATACACAAATATCAATTTTCTGCTCTTTTTTGAGTGCTTCATTCCATAAGAATAAGGTTTTTGATCGATAATTCTTTCTCTTATGCATCTATAAGTGTCCTTTGCTGATATTAACTATCTTCCTCTTTGGTCATATCATACAAACATGTGTTTCATTTTGGCCCTATCATATGTCAACCAATGTTTCATTCTCCTGTATCATATGCAACTTGACTGTATAATAGGATTATGTGGTACTGGTAGTTACcctataattgaaaatttttgcaTTTGGTGAAATTTCCAAATAAGAGCCGGTTGTGAAAATGATGTTGAAAATAGCTGGGATATTGGATCAAGCAATATCGAGATTACAACTTTTCATAAGAGaagtcaaataaaattttctttattccaTCATTCCctgaaatttatttgataaatttttgctTGTTCCAAAGCTTTAGATAATGAAAATATGCTGCTGTTTTCTAATCCGCCAATAGAGTGtgatagaaattttaaatagtCTGAGAAAGTATGAAGGCATTCtaaaaaagtaatttaactGAACTAAGTGCATTACTATTCGCAGCTTGTCTTTAAACTTGACAAAAACTGTGAATCAGAGTATAATTTAACAGCTTTTGTAATCTTagatattgatatatatttactaataaAAGAAGTTACAGTTAGTGAACTTACATTTTATGTTATTAGAATGTATGAATGGTAAACCCTACTGTTGGAAAATGTAGGTGTATTACTAGTTAAAGACCATGTTGTTTGTGATAATGCTAACTTTTATGCACATCTTTTGTTTACTAGTGCAATGGAATTCTGTCTATTGATAATTCTAGTCACCCTCAGGTGCAATTGACAGTTACTCCCAGAGTAGAAGGTGTTCTACAAATTGTTGGCATAAGGTGGAAATTGTCAGGGTCTGTTGTtggcttttataattttgaaccTAATTCTATGAAGAAGAAAAGTGCCAAGGGAAGGCGGAGAGCCATCCATTCTCCTAGTGATAACCTGAAGTTTTTGGTGATTAAGGTgcatactctctctctctctctctctctctctctctctctctctctctcttcccccttGCACTAATTGATTTGCTTTTTAATGTATACAATGTGCAGAATCTACCCAAACTTGAGGGCTTAATTCAACCTTTACCTCAAAGTGCATATGCAGGAGACACACAGAAGCTTGTTTTGGAGTTGAGAAACCAATCAGAGTTTTCTGTGAAAGTACGATTCTTGCCTCTTAAAATCATCTTGTTACATTATTTTGTAGCTTGGTATTTGTGCTGAACCATTTGAGTAAGCTAGTCTGCACTTTGATTGTATGACTCAGGAAGTGAGGTTGACCGCTTTCTGGAATTTATGCATTTTAGTACTTAAGTTTTGTGCtgattccattttattttacaaaatactGGTCAGTGATCATTTGTTGGCCTTGAAGCACAGATGCAGTAAAGCTTGCTTATATGTCATCTAGGGTTAAGACTTCGTTCAATTGTTGTTTTTAAGAATATGctatattgtaaattaatttgttCCACAATTGTGTTATTCTTGCAGAATCTGAAAATGAAGATCAGTCATCCTAGATTCCTGAATGCCGGGAAACGGGAAAGTTTGGACATGGATTTTCCAGCATGTTTAGAAAAGAATACCGATTATGAATGGTCATGTATACAAGCTAACTCTAATGACATGTCTCAATCTGTGTTTATCTTTCCGGAGGTCAGTAGTCATTTTCTTCCATGTGCATCATATTATCTatatcaaatttggattaaCCCTTTTTTTGTCTTATGGGTTTTAGGATACAATTATACAAGGGGGAACACCATTTTTATGGCCTCTTTGGTTTCGAGCTGCTGAAACTGGAAATATTTCCTTGTATATAACCATATATTATGAGATGGCAGAGGTATCAAGCACCATGAGATACCGCACTCTACGCATGCATCATAATTTACAGGTGTGCATATGTATATCGAAGATGGAtatgttttaactttttttttttttttccttttctttccttgaacaattaaaaaaatgccTTTGTAGTTTTTCAATAAAAACTGAAGTGCCAGGGCTAAATGATTGCTGAATCCCCTAAATATGCAACATTTTTAGACTTGCTATTTTGTGTCTCTTAAAGGTATCATGGATAGGCTGGTCTGTTATTGTGAACTCtgaatatttatgcattggTGATATGTGAAGTAACACTTTCCTGTTGAGTGCCTATTGTCTAAATTATCTTTCTTCCTTAGTCAGTGCTAATGGTTTTTATTCAACTTTTTAGGTCTTACCATCGTTGGATATCTCATTCCTAGTCAGTCCTTGCCCATCAAAATTACGAGAGTTTGTTGTGCGAATGGATGTTGTCAACAAGACCAGTTCCGAGAGCTTTCAATTTCATCAATTATCATCTATTGGGGAGCAGTGGGAAATCTCGTTGCTTCAGCCTTTTGAGACCATTTTCCCTTCCCAGACTCTATTGGCTGGTCAGGCATTATCATGTTTCTTCATGCTTAAGGTTGGTTTAGAAGTTGCATCTTTGGATTCATCTTCTTGTAAACTGTTTTATAATATTTCCTGCTTCTTTCAattgaagaaagcatttttgTTGTCTTCAAGCTTTATTTAGTCAATGCAGTCTTTTTATCCTTTGCATAGTTCACCAGCACACTAGTTGCAGACTAGAGattaaattttgcattttgcTAGTctagtttttttcttatttggacCATGCAGTCTGTTTATCCGTTGCATAGTTCACCAGCACACTAGTTGCAGACTAGAGATTAAATTTTGCATATTGCTAGTCCAGTTTTTTTCTTACTTGGACTGAAGCTACAAGcttcttttcattttgatttaatttgttaattgaaGGGCTATAAGCTTAAGCATATCACTGTTTTACtggcattttttatttattatctgcTAGAACAATGTAGTCCACTCTACATGTATAAATGCAAAATTATATTGGATTAATTTATCTGTTTAACCATATTGTGTTTGTATCTGTTTTAACTTCAGCAAATGGTTTTTAAGTCAATAAATTTACTTCGTGATTTCAGAATCATAGGAAATCAGTAACTTCGGATGAAAAGACACCTCTTTCTCCACTTCTTGGAAGTGCTGTGAGATTGGGTCCTCAGGGTAGCCCTGAACTGCTCTTTGATATATCTTGCTCACCTCTGGCTGATTTACACCATTATGAAAGATTGCACCAAGAAAATTCAAATCAGGTTGATAAATTTCTTCTAACATCATTTCCACTTTATGATATTTCAACTGCAAGATCTTCTATCATTCTCTCTTTCAAGTTGCTCTTAGAAACTGGTTGTATGAATCATGTGTTATCATGGTTAGTAGCCAAGGAATTAAGGTTACATATGCTTTACTGGACGAAGTATCTGAATGTAGATTATATTAACTTGGATTCATATTGTAGTATGTATTAAATCAAAAGATGCATTACAGACTAAAAATTAGCGGACCCAATGCTACATGATGCAATAATTAGCAGCTTATTGCCCCTTTTGTAAAATTGATCTTTTCATTCTGTATGGATCAGGGAGACCGGACTTCTATTGACTTCGTATTGATCTCTAGGCCATTGAAAAGTGATGTTAATTCTGGGATTTCAGATCCAACCCGTCTTTTTACTCATCGTGCATGTTACTGCAGGCAAGTTTAGTTCCAAATTAAGATTTGGTTAAGATCCTGAAATTAAATTcacttattttgtttctttcatctTGCTTTATTCATTTGTAGTTGTCAAGTTAATGATGGATTATACCAAAATTTGTTTTGGCTACATATGCAGTATTGCAAGCAGAAGCCCTATCACATGGCTGGTAGACGGGCCTCGGACTTTATATCATAACTTCTCGACATCATTCTGTGAAATTAAACTCAATATGACAATATACAACTCATCGGACTCGGCAGCATCTGTACGCATAAACACTATGGACAACAGTTCCACTAGCAATTTGGGTGATGTAATTTCAGCTTCTGCGGCATCTTCAGGCAACCAAGTAGGTTGGTATGATGTTTCATTTGTTACCGATATTAAAGTTACATCTGATGTTGCCGGAGGAGCTAAATTTGGAAAGCCACCATCTCTGGAGAGTGTGCCGCCGTTCATCTGGACTGGGTCAAGCTCTACTAGAGCCCAACTTGAGCCTATGTCCGCCACTGATGTCCCTCTTCAGATTTGTGTATTTTCTCCTGGGACATTCGACTTGTCAAACTATGTTTTGCATTGGAATCTCCTACCTTCTAACAGTGAAGGAAATTCTAACGAGGAAACAAGACGATCTTCCGGGACGTGCCTGGGGTAT is a window from the Ziziphus jujuba cultivar Dongzao chromosome 11, ASM3175591v1 genome containing:
- the LOC107433641 gene encoding uncharacterized protein LOC107433641 isoform X2, whose product is MDPKILKHYLLVHDNQDGTSEKATKILTEMRSTFGSDCQLLCINSSQDGVVEHQVNPWAVYKSDASLDRHLGCFLNFDDLDEMKELMHDLSSKYIIPYMEQKIRVLNQQVSATRKGFRNQIKNLWWRKGKDDIVDSPSGPMYTFSSIESQIRVLGDYAFMLRDYELALSNYRLISTDYKLDKAWKRYAGVQEMMGLTYFMSDQSRKEAEYSMENAFNTYLKMGPSGQNNATRCGLWWAEMLKTRDQYKEAATVYFRICDDELLYSAVMLEQASYCYLLSKPPMLFKYGFHLVLSGDRYKKCDQIKHAIRTYRNAISVYRGTTWSHIKDHVYFHIGQWYASLERYDLAVAHMLEVLACSHQSKMTQDIFLREFLRIVEKTGKHFELLKLQLPEINISSLKVIFEDHRTYASPTAVSVKESMWRSLEEDMIPSLTTGRSNWLELQSKVIPKNYKESNICVAGEAVKVDIEFRNPLQISISLSGVSLICELSSSDETKSDADISAMELQNDDESAKLMNRDMNSSLSLSEVDFSLGARETNIVQLTVTPRVEGVLQIVGIRWKLSGSVVGFYNFEPNSMKKKSAKGRRRAIHSPSDNLKFLVIKNLPKLEGLIQPLPQSAYAGDTQKLVLELRNQSEFSVKNLKMKISHPRFLNAGKRESLDMDFPACLEKNTDYEWSCIQANSNDMSQSVFIFPEDTIIQGGTPFLWPLWFRAAETGNISLYITIYYEMAEVSSTMRYRTLRMHHNLQVLPSLDISFLVSPCPSKLREFVVRMDVVNKTSSESFQFHQLSSIGEQWEISLLQPFETIFPSQTLLAGQALSCFFMLKNHRKSVTSDEKTPLSPLLGSAVRLGPQGSPELLFDISCSPLADLHHYERLHQENSNQGDRTSIDFVLISRPLKSDVNSGISDPTRLFTHRACYCSIASRSPITWLVDGPRTLYHNFSTSFCEIKLNMTIYNSSDSAASVRINTMDNSSTSNLGDVISASAASSGNQVGWYDVSFVTDIKVTSDVAGGAKFGKPPSLESVPPFIWTGSSSTRAQLEPMSATDVPLQICVFSPGTFDLSNYVLHWNLLPSNSEGNSNEETRRSSGTCLGYPYYLTVLQSD
- the LOC107433641 gene encoding uncharacterized protein LOC107433641 isoform X1, producing the protein MADPASTPLGRLLLDEITPVVMVLCTPLVEEACQKNGLSFVQMLSPFRDFNNIDVPVRTASDQPYRLHKFKLRLFYASDIRQPNLEVAKERLKQAITQAGERDFDESCSDRPPIDNEFARSEAESPPSWFQFFNKELLRTVSFSDHEAFDHPVACLLVVSSKDEQPINHFVDLFNTNKLPSLLNDGGMDPKILKHYLLVHDNQDGTSEKATKILTEMRSTFGSDCQLLCINSSQDGVVEHQVNPWAVYKSDASLDRHLGCFLNFDDLDEMKELMHDLSSKYIIPYMEQKIRVLNQQVSATRKGFRNQIKNLWWRKGKDDIVDSPSGPMYTFSSIESQIRVLGDYAFMLRDYELALSNYRLISTDYKLDKAWKRYAGVQEMMGLTYFMSDQSRKEAEYSMENAFNTYLKMGPSGQNNATRCGLWWAEMLKTRDQYKEAATVYFRICDDELLYSAVMLEQASYCYLLSKPPMLFKYGFHLVLSGDRYKKCDQIKHAIRTYRNAISVYRGTTWSHIKDHVYFHIGQWYASLERYDLAVAHMLEVLACSHQSKMTQDIFLREFLRIVEKTGKHFELLKLQLPEINISSLKVIFEDHRTYASPTAVSVKESMWRSLEEDMIPSLTTGRSNWLELQSKVIPKNYKESNICVAGEAVKVDIEFRNPLQISISLSGVSLICELSSSDETKSDADISAMELQNDDESAKLMNRDMNSSLSLSEVDFSLGARETNIVQLTVTPRVEGVLQIVGIRWKLSGSVVGFYNFEPNSMKKKSAKGRRRAIHSPSDNLKFLVIKNLPKLEGLIQPLPQSAYAGDTQKLVLELRNQSEFSVKNLKMKISHPRFLNAGKRESLDMDFPACLEKNTDYEWSCIQANSNDMSQSVFIFPEDTIIQGGTPFLWPLWFRAAETGNISLYITIYYEMAEVSSTMRYRTLRMHHNLQVLPSLDISFLVSPCPSKLREFVVRMDVVNKTSSESFQFHQLSSIGEQWEISLLQPFETIFPSQTLLAGQALSCFFMLKNHRKSVTSDEKTPLSPLLGSAVRLGPQGSPELLFDISCSPLADLHHYERLHQENSNQGDRTSIDFVLISRPLKSDVNSGISDPTRLFTHRACYCSIASRSPITWLVDGPRTLYHNFSTSFCEIKLNMTIYNSSDSAASVRINTMDNSSTSNLGDVISASAASSGNQVGWYDVSFVTDIKVTSDVAGGAKFGKPPSLESVPPFIWTGSSSTRAQLEPMSATDVPLQICVFSPGTFDLSNYVLHWNLLPSNSEGNSNEETRRSSGTCLGYPYYLTVLQSD